The DNA sequence TTCAAATCACGTGCTTGTGAAATGACTCTAAATTCTTACCAACTAGATCATATTTGTCGGCTATAAatgctttttttaatatttaaaaatttaaaatgacttGAATTTctgtttcattaattaatttttttgaaaggttGTTCACATGTTCCAAgcaaagtttatttaaaaaaataaatttatcatttctttcaattccactgtaaactaatttttttttcttttagaaaaagtgTACACTGTTTTGGAGTAAAAGAGGGTGAAAGGAagggagataaaaaaataaaaaaatgtaataaataatttgatgaaaagaagtagaaaaataaaataaatgggatagaaaaaaagaaacaaaacagaagattaatatatatatatatatatatatataattgtgcttattttttctattataagGATAAAAGTTTCACCATTTTCTTCCTTCAAGAAAGTTTAACATTAGTTTAGTcaattaacattaaaaatacatcaatttaacccataaacaaaattagtattaattataaaatatataatcaatttattaGCCCATCATCTATATTATGTTTGCATTCATAAAAATCTATATTATGTTTAGTTTTGTTTAGTCCACGAGTACGACAAAAcattatatcaattaattttgtttagttatggaaagaacttttttttttttgaaagagtcATGCAAAGAACTTCTCCCTTAGAagagttatttaattttgtgctaTGTGCAAATGCAATCAAATCATTTTTATGTcgtttttcttaattaagaaaatgaatataaaaatattttgaaaaaaatatcattttttactaaaaaagtgAGCATTATGTGGAAGGaatttttaattcctaattaaatAACTTCAGTGTGGATCTTATTCCTAATCAAtcttaatttgtaaaatatgaTTGATTGTTTACTTTGTAAAGAACTGTGTGACTTGTGTATGACACGggctaaatcttttttttatgaatatttttataaaatattttaaatatatcaattttaaatttgtattaaaattatttatgattaacgtatataatatttgtaattattatttattattgtcttTACTTGCACTTTAAAAGAATTCTCATACCCAAACCCATGTCCATGTGGATAGAACTTTAATACCCGTATTATTTTCAGTAGTTGAGTACCTAAACGGCTGTATTCTTATCTGTTACCCATActgtaattaatataaaaattggtaaatatatactattagttaaaatataataattattaaactaaaatctcatttaaatatctttcaaaaaaatataatcataagCATAAAATAccacaaaattaaaatcttatttaaagagCTTGTTGAAAACACATTTCTTTTCagattattttttagttgtcAACATTTTAATTAGTGTATAAacatcaaattgatttttataattaaaaattggttttatttaataatccTTTGACATGATGATCTTATAGTAAAATTTGAGCACTGTATGGACATACATATCTGGCATTTcagtaaaataagaaaatcttaTATATGAAATGGTAATAAGTAGTCAACCATTTCTTTGATGTCAGacatttcttttaaattcttTTGAGTAAGAAATACATATACAGACACAAAggtgaaggaaaaaagaagactACAAAAGCCTAATAAAGATTGTTCCTGTGACATCTGCAAGGCCACATACTAAAGAGAGCCTGGGAGCAAGCTTTAAACCCATCATCTATAATATATAGACAACACAGTTTTTTAGTTTGAGTTTTATCGAAATCAAGAGAATTACCTTGATTAAGAgcaaaatcaagaacaattaccttaattacatatatttaagtttatatattaatgaaattatacatatatatttaaattatacttattATATACATTTATGTATTCAACTAATCAAATtgtatattctatttttaattctttatgcagattgatttgaaataatttcttattaatgCTGATTGATTATTTCCTCATATGGTTATAGTACTGACTGGTTATTCAATTTATAGTATATTATTAATGACGAAATTGTGTAGAAAAAAAGAAGGTTTTTAACCGAGTTAAACATTGATGAGCATCATATCATGACAATGTTATCTGAATTTGTATGTAGTTGACATGTGTgttttgaaacttgaaagtctCTCTTGAGACGCCTCGTGTAATCTAAACATGTAAGTGgattcacaattttattttatattattagataAATAACTATAatgataaatcataataagaGATACACatgtaaatcaatttttaatttaaaatttaaaaattaacaaagaatgaattatttacaattatggaGAAGGTCACGTGTcaatattaattctttttataaaacgTTCTAACATGTATAGACTATCAACTATGGATATCgtgtttatatttaattttcattggaaaatatttagtaactttataataattacaagaGTAAATTATCACTTTGATATTTAAAAGTGTAAATTATGATCATTTCGGTGTTTAAAAGGATAAGAATGTCATTTGTGTTCGTGAAAAGATAATTTGGCTATTACTTTAGTcacatcattaatttttttttttaaaattaactttcgTGCTTATGTGATATGATATTTGCCTAGATGATAGTTGACATTATACACGTAAATCACACATGACAATACCATGAGTGATAGTTGACATGTATATatgaataacttttttttttcttgatgtgtgactctcaaaataatttttttcccctAATGTGCGactctcaaaataaaattttaaattagactCTCTCTGAACTCAACTGTTTATGCACcccaaaatttttaaaacaaaaatattaattaataaaaggaaaaaaaataaggtgAATGGAAATATGAAACagtagaaaaatgaaaatgagagatGTAGATAATATGTAGTTTTATCATGTCGCTCATTGTAAGAGAGTTGAGATTGTTTTTTTCTTGTCATCGTTTATTTGATTCCATTTCTACTtgtattattgatttttttattatgaatgaaatgatataagtttttttcctaaaaaaaaaataaaatatggtggatttttttaattgtttggtttgatagaaaataaagtgtaaattgagaagaaataatattaaaattcctTCTCCCCTTATTTAGTTTATTATggaaattgagaaaataaatgaaattaggATAATACTATGTTACCCTTACCCCACCTCACTCACATTTATTATTGAAGGGTTAATAAAAGCAACAAAATAATCCTATAATCTACTCATAACTCCCATGCAACTTGTGCActtattaatgaaattttgttaGGTAGCAAATCAAGTAACTGATGAGAAATGAAGTAATAGTAGAGAGAggtaaagaaattgaaaaaagcTTCGGTTGCACAGCATCAGAATCCTCAAGTTAGTTAcactttattaactttttttacagAACAATTAAGAAGTTGATGTCACTACTTTATATAACGTTTCTCTGATGGTAAACACTCCCAAGTCCCAACACCGACTTAGAATTCATCAGTTTACTGATTTACTCTCAAGAAATTTTAAGAAGCTAAGCACACAATCAATCTCtcttacaaaaaataaaggaaCAATGGATTCACCCTCAAAAAGGAGTCTAGAATCAAGCAAGATAATGACTGAAACTACATTTCCCATACCTTTCCCCATCGATTTTCaaggttctctctctctctatctcttaATATGTGTGTTTGTcatcaaatttttttctacttttcttcTGATCATCTTTCCATGGTAAAATAACTTTGATTGCTCCTTTATTCTGAAAAAACCCTCTTATTAGTTTGTTTCTTTTGTAGTACATATACTCATATAGAGGAGaatgatttaataattatgaATGTAGCTATAAATAATGTAGTAATAACATTCTTCTgtaaaaagatcaaaagttactttttatttatttatttatgatttattagtATTGAAAttatggatttttatttttatatttaatatctgTTTCCCCTGTATCACATCATTACTACTTGGCAATTTTTTCCTGctgtttatattttctttttgtttaatattttcagAGGACCTAATCTCGGGTAGTAGCATGATCGTTGAAGAGCAAACAATGGAGGGTATCCAAAATGTTAGACCTGTACGTATTTCtgctttctaaaatttaaagtttatttaGTAGAATAAAGGTAAAGTATGTTTTTTTGAACcttcaaaatatttcaaaaggaTAATTATagttcttaaatataaaaatttaatacgtTTCATCAACATGTGGTTTTAATTAGTTCCTGATGAAGGACTAAAACTACACCACTTTTACtaaatgtaaaaacaaaaagcatattaatttttttttatagggactacaactaatattttttaatattttaagaaaccAAAAACAACATATTATACTTTAGAGAATAATTAATTCCAGCTGGTGTTTTTTCCTCTTTCACCTTCAAGGAGTTATAATTCTTTTACTGCATTTTCAATCTATTTTGGGCAttggtcatttatttttcatatacttTTTGTGTTCAGGAGGCTGAAAGTAGCCTATACCCGCTTATCCCACAAGCAACAATGAATGAGATATATGTTCCTTCTCCCACCAACTCTGAGCCAAAGAATATCTATGATGATTTAATGGCACGGCTATGTAATGACGATGATATTTTGAAATTGGAAGAGAACAATGAGCAAATTCCTTTAGATGATATTTCCTTGGAAGTCCTTAAAGCAGTGGAGGGGCTAGCACATAGTGTAACCAATGACAGAAATTCAACTACTCTCTTGACCTCAAATTCATTAGAGGAAGTGAACATTTCAATTCCACCTGCAGCTGGGGTAGTTGTATCTGAAGCATTCACTCAATTTCAATCACCAAGTTTCCCAGTGCATCCTTATGGTTGTACAAGTGTTGGTGCTAGTGCTAGTGTTGGTGGTATTGGTTGCACTAGTACTGTTAATGCTAGTGTTGTTGCTGGTGCTAGCACAACAGTTAGGTTAGCAACTACTGATCCACAAGATCCTCCTCAAATTGGCACTAGTACTGTTAATGCTAGTGTTGTTGCTGGTGCTAGCACAACAGTTAGGTTAGCAACTACTGATCCACAAGATCCTCCTCAAATTGGCACTTCATTTGGTAATTCTGTGTTTCCAAATACAACAGGAAACCCATTGACTCAGTTTCAATCATGTTCATCAAAATCAAGCTTCCCAATGCTTCCCTACGACAGTAGCAGCAACAGTAGTTACCAACAATTTCCAAGGTACATTCCATACCTAATGACTGGGATTGGTCCACAAGGTATACCTGCAATGATGCCTCAGCATAATCAAGGAAAATTTTGGCTTCGCCCACCACCTCTCTCAGACTTTCCAAACTTTGTGCATGCCTGGGAGGTAAACTAACTAACTTGTCTCATTATTCTGATAATTTCTAAAACATAATGTATATATATCCATTAtgtcctttatatatatatatatatgtgtgtgttacaaaatacaaaatgacTTTCCAGTTCTTTGATTGAAGTCctatttaaaattacataagaaaaacaaacaattgaagtgataaaccctaaaccatctCTGCCTTTACATTTCTTTGGATTACAAGATTTGTGCAGACACGGTTAACATTAACTATGTATGCATGTTTAACCTGTTTATAACCTGTTTGAATAAATGTTAAAAGTTCTTTTGATAGTTTTTGAGAGCTTTTCTCctgaaacatataattttttccaCTAGAGCAGCGATCTCAAAACCACTCATACTTAATATCCAAACATGTCCTTATGTACTATTTTCTTTCCAATTAATTGTTTTCTTGTGTATCTTCTAAAGGTATAGTTAATTTTCCCATGACTTTCAGTTCAATCCTGATTGCATTATACTTTTAgtgattttcaaattatagcATTGCACATCCAACATGGTttaactaaatataaatataaatatctaaaaaGAATTAGATTGTGATTGTGATATGACATAGATAAGATTTCTTTCCAACcatattaagataaataaatatcagGCATGTacatgttaataaatatttatttcaatatagTTGCTTAATTATTCTTTCATACTTATATATTATCACCGATgcttaagtaaaattttatatattaaatttattgatagtTTAGTAAGAAGCAACATGTTATGTGATGTCCTCTATAAGATgtagatttattaattttggattttgttATCATTATTAAATATAGGGAATTGATAAATGTTACAAAAAATAGTTCGTCAAAAGAAACAAATCGTTATTTCCATCAAACCacattgtgtatatatatatttttgaactattattataattaaacttCATCTAAAAAATCTCAGCCTTAAACGTTATATTGTATGCAATTTGTGTCCTACCATATAGCACTTAAATATATGATTAGGTAAATATGTTGTTAGAAATCtatattactttaattaatattaaatttggtaATATTAGTTTATATGATTTATAGAGATGCTTTTACGATATAAATATATTCTATTGTGCTTGTAGGGAAGTTTGGTTGAAAGAATTCACTTGAATGACGATTCCCTTACTCAAGCAAGGGTATGATATCTTAATTTATTGTTGAAGCTAGAAATATTTCTTGGCTTAAATGTCTATTTGctatatgagttttttttttttggcattatAACAATTATGAGATTGACTACTAAGTACCTGAAATTTCTCCCTCTTTTTTCCTTGTGAAACAGGTTGTGAGGAAACCAACATCACCTGTCACGTAAGTGAATCTATATTGAAATCCGAAAATATTATTAACTGTGCTGTgtgttaattacaaaaataaacatttgcCAAAgctaaggataaaaatgaaaatgaaaatgaaaatgaaaaagaaaaaatagcatataaaaaatagttatttaaaacatgttaattaacttaaaaaatgtataatattctttaatttagaaTACTACTTTACAAGACTCTTTGCTGGAGTAATTGTTTAAACACTAATTTGTTGAGAGAATAATtcaattttagaaataaatgcAGTAGTGGAAAGTTAAGAGGTACATTCGAAGACGTGGTAAAATGTACCTAAACTCTTCGAGAACTTGCGTACTATAATGAAAGGTAGGTAAAGAGATGAGATAATTAAGATTCACTAAGTCTCATTCATGAATAGAGCCATGAACCTTTATTATATAAAGGGCTCACGTGAAAAAGATGAATCACCGATCAGAGCCAGAGAAGAAAGTTAGAGTGGGGGCATATAATCACTTGTGTGAGAGTATCTATTAGTGAGattgttttatcatttttttttaactcttggGTGTTAGTAGTGGTTGCTAGGTAATAAGTATTGAACTATATTATTGTGCGTTCAATCTAAAAATTTGGGCATGAGTGATCCCGTTAGTGACATTTTTTCCCTAACTcaattattgatttttgttgGTTACTGCAGGCTTACTGCTGAATGGGGGCCTAGGCTGGAGATTGTCCTCTTCTTACCCACAAATGCAGTTAACTATACAATGAAGTAATTTTATGATACATAATGTTATTGCTGTCTTCTTAATTAACATTTGCTTTTATGAGaaaatcttataaatattttaataacattttaaatttaggaTTCTTGGTGGACCTATTGATTATGTGTTCTTTCACATAACTCATTTCAATCATCTCAACTTGTACGATCGTTTAAAGAGTAAAAATCTGGTGAGTCATATATATAGAAATTGATTTTCTTATGTTACAAAAATTGAACTATTAAtggaataaatttatttagcGGCATATTAATGaatgttataatatataagaatcattttaaaattacatatatatttatgcAGTGTGCAAAAATTGAACTCCCTCCACAGACTATAATCTTATCTACTACTAGCAGCAAATATCACTTTTTAGGGGCAATTTTTCCAGGGGTGAGTATGATATTAATATCATttcacattattatttaattttccttAATTTGAAGATGTCTTTTGATGGAACATTTAGCTGCGTGGAGGGATTAATTTCCTCTGCCTTTTTCAATATTGGCAATTGACTAACCAGTGAATGACACAGGATACACTATTTGTTGAACCTGCCTAAATATGCATTTTGGTTCCTGAGCCAAAGCAGCCTCAAGTCATAAACAAAAGGTTCAAAGAATTGCTATAAGCTAGAACGGCGTGAAATAagaggaaagagaaagagacCAATTAGTAGACCATGCCATGTTGCAGTTGCAACTGCACTGTATCAAAAAATTGAGTACCATGAAAGTAACtcgatgtaattgattaaaatggcTGGTACCTAGCTAGTGCTATAGCAATTCAGCTAGAGTAGCAACTTTGATAAGTAGTCACATTGGCTGGCTTGAGGCTCTAAGAAGTGCtgcaatttataaatatttgtttgaacATTTTATAACATAGGTGCTATATGGATTTCCCCAGAATTTATCTAgattttcttatgttttatttaattttagttctctTTTTTGGCTTTGTCCTATATTGCAAGCTTGGTATTTTTTATGGGTTTTTGATATTTGTACGCATGGATTATGATTATTACATTGATATGGTTTTTAAATGTATAGTATCGTTAGTCATTGCTCAATTCTTGAGTAAGAGGACTTCAACCTtcctttgatttttctaaatGTTAGGAAGTCTTATATGGCTTACTTCAGTTCTTGGGGTGTAACTTATATATCTGTTAAACAACTTTACTTAGTGCCAAttgattttaagatgaaatctaacattaTAGTTTTGAGTTTTCAATTAGCTTGTGTTTGAatcattgaaatatataaatggtTTTATTTGAAGTAGAATCATATATTGTACATATATATTCTAACAAATGATCAAAAGCCATTTACTCAGTatcatttattttcattgtcttCTACCATGCATGTCTTTTTCTCCGTGCATCTTCAAGATATAGCACAACTGCACGTTTTAGTTCTATCAGGTTTGGTTAATAGTGCGGCTTAGGTTCCTCTAACAGTGCATATGCAAAGCACCAAACTACACtttaatggaaaaagaaaaatattttacaacatTATGTTTATAGTCCTTCAACTTgcaccaacttttttttttagtttttaaatttttatgactGACATTGATCCTTAATctatttgttattttggtttttgttcttttgattgagtttctattaattaaataacgatgtgacaattatttttctaactattaaaaaccataaaaaaatatttggcaaCCCAtttaaaatgtattgaaaaactaCTTATCAAAAGATTCCAGCCAACCGCATCCTTCATAATAGTGAAGGTTGTGAAGCACGTTTTGAGTCCCGATTTAACCCACAAGAGAGACTTATTGCTCGATTGGAACGAATGGTGGAAAAATTAGTCACGGGAAGTCGGGAAGGAATGCGGGGACAATGGAAAACCATAGCAGCCAAACCCAAAGCTTCAAAGATGAATCAGAAAAGTCAGAAATGCAACACATGGACCCAAAAAATTACTTCTTGCATGGAGGGTTGTTTGGTTTGCGACCATATGATCATTATGGATACATGATATTCTAAATAGTGAAAGTGAGAATTGTATCTGTGGACATGTTTAAATTTAGAAAtgttatagttatttttttctttgggattctaatttaattttataatacacTAGATTGTTCGCGTACACCTCACCCGTCTCGGCTGTTGACCTCAACTCTATCATCTTAGGAAGTCTGTGAGTAAATATGGGGACTGTAACAAGTCCTAAACTATTTctcaaaattcttattttacatGATTCATTTGTTATTGTACCTCTTTATGTCACAaagtgaatgatttttttttagagaagacAAAGTGAATGTTTATGAAGCTATTtacttgaaatatattttttaagggaCATGATAATATGTTTTGTTATAAATACAAAAGCATAATCTGTTACGGTATGGTGATTTAGAAAATTGAGGTTATTAAATTATGGATTTTGGAAACTCTATGGTTTGGATATTATTGCTTCATTGTTAAATCATTAGTTTGATTTGAGATGGGAAAATGATAGAGAAGTTAGTGGGGATGTTTTTCTATGAAAACAAAttgtgaatttaaattttgaatgttttgGGAAAATAGTTTCTGAGAATACTACAGCTAACAAGATTAGGTGTTAATTTTGGTGCACTATGACTTATCTTTAGTCAAGGAGCCTATCATTGGTTTTTTACTTACAAGCGGGGAGCTTGACGTTGATGTTGTTATTACTAGTCGGGGGATCCTATATTTAAGATATATTTTCAGGTAGGGAGCCTGACATTTgacatttatattattagtcGAGGAGCCAATCTTAGAGATATATTTAAAGGCAGGGAGCTTATTATAGTTCTATTTGAACCATTATACTTCGATTTCATATAACAAGTGTTGTGAATTTGATgagattttttacatttaagatTGTCTTATGTGTAGTGTTGTCATATCCTGCTTGTTACCTTCTTAACTATCTATTCAGTGAGTGATGACTCATATTGTCTCTCTTAATCTATTTCAGATAATCCTTAGGTTTGTGTAGAACCCAACACCTCTTACTAGTGACTCATATTTTGGGTGAGCCGTTTTTGTATTGAAGGGCCAATTGGGTCATTCAAAGTATGTTGTAAGTTGTCATTTTTTGGACTATACAATGATACCTTGTAGTTACTCTATTACATTGTCATTCAAACTTAAAGTAGTGATATATATGTAAATCTGTTTAGCCTATAAGGTCATGTGTTAGTTGATATTGTATTGCGGTAATTATACAGGTTTTAGGGATGtctatttttaggaaaaattctCCCGAAATTTCAATAGGAATCCATTATGTAGGGTTTATAAATTAGtattaaattactattttagttGGAGCTGATGATAGTTAAGGTTTGTTGGACTAGATCGAGTAGTAGTCTGTGCGCTAGTCACCATTGGAGTTGGATCATGATAAAAACCAACAGTACATATGTTATAAAAT is a window from the Glycine max cultivar Williams 82 chromosome 2, Glycine_max_v4.0, whole genome shotgun sequence genome containing:
- the LOC102662035 gene encoding uncharacterized protein, with translation MSVTIIVVIDVDDDNSDNHISGDNADDDDNHNGGVSNGDNHVGGCEDLISGSSMIVEEQTMEGIQNVRPEAESSLYPLIPQATMNEIYVPSPTNSEPKNIYDDLMARLCNDDDILKLEENNEQIPLDDISLEVLKAVEGLAHSVTNDRNSTTLLTSNSLEEVNISIPPAAGVVVSEAFTQFQSPSFPVHPYGCTSVGASASVGGIGCTSTVNASVVAGASTTVRLATTDPQDPPQIGTSTVNASVVAGASTTVRLATTDPQDPPQIGTSFGNSVFPNTTGNPLTQFQSCSSKSSFPMLPYDSSSNSSYQQFPRYIPYLMTGIGPQGIPAMMPQHNQGKFWLRPPPLSDFPNFVHAWEGSLVERIHLNDDSLTQARVVRKPTSPVT